The stretch of DNA GGCGTCACCAATGTCGCCCCCATCCTCGCCGAGTTCCTCGTCGCGCACCCCGGTATCGAGGTCGATTTCCACCTGTCCGATGCCCGCGTCGACATCGTCGCGGAAGGCTTCGACATCGCGCTACGGATCGCCGAACTCCCCGACAGCTCGCTGCGCGCCCGCCGCCTATGCAGCATCCAGGCGCATACCGTCGCCGCCCCAAGCTATCTCGCCAGACACGGCACCCCGACGCACCCGGCGCAACTCGGCGAGCATCAGCTGGTCGGCTATTCGAACGTGATCGGCCCGTGGCGCTTCCACGGCCCCGGCGGCGCCGATGTCTCGGTGCGCCTCCAGGGACAGCTCACCGCCAACAGCGGCGAAGCGATCGTCCCCGCATTGATCGCCGGCCTCGGCATCGCCCGCCTCCCCGACTTCATCGTCGACCGGCATATCGCGTCGGGCGCGCTCGTCACGATCCTCGAAGACTGGGCGCCCGCCAAGATCGGCCTGCATCTTCTCACACCGCCGAGCCCGCTTCGCCCGGCCCGCGTCGAGGCACTGATCGACTTCCTCGCCGCGCGGCTTCGCGATCCGAACGGCGGGCAAGCCTAAAGCGGCGACCTTGCGCAAAACCGGGTCGGATGCCATGTAAGGCTCTGGATAGCCGCTCGAGTTTGCACCGCAGCGCCGTCCCAACGACACCCGATACCGGGATGAGGACTTTGAGCAGCGGCCGCGCTCAGTCGGTAGTTCGTGTATCGATTCCGTGATTTCCGCGTGGCTGACCCGACAATCCGGTTATGGATTCTCGTCGTCCCCGGCCTGTGTCGGGACAGCGGACCATGCCGAAACGAAGAGGCATGATCATGCGGCCAGACGCCAACGACAAGATTTCCCCAGGATCCTCGACCGGCGTTACCCGTCGCGGCCTGCTCGGCTCGGCGATCGTCGCGGGCGGCGCAGCGGCGTTGCCGATCGCGCACGCCGACGCCGCGACGACCGAGCGGACGGTCGACGTCCTCTTGATCGGCGGCGGCATCATGAGCGCCACCCTCGCGGTGCTGCTGCGCGAGCTCGAGCCGACTTGGACGATCGAGATGGTCGAACGGCTCGACAAGGTCGCCGATGAAAGCTCGAACGGCTGGAACAACGCCGGCACCGGCCACTCCGCGCTGTGCGAACTGAACTACACGCCGGTCAACGCCGCCGATGGCAAGGTCGAGATCGCCAAGGCGGTCGAGATCAACGAGCAGTTCCAGGTTACCCGCCAGTTCCTGAGCCATCAGGTCGATAGCGGCATCCTTGCCAATCCGCGCTCGTTCATCAACTCGACGCCGCACATGAACCTGGTGTGGGGCGATGCCAATGTCGCCTTCCTGCAAAAGCGCCACGCCGCACTCCAGGCGAGCCCGCTGTTTTCCGGCATGGAATTCACCACCGACCCAAAGCAGATCTCGCAGTGGGTGCCGGTGATGATGGAGGGGCGTGCGCCCGGCACGAAGCTCGCCGCGACGCGCTCCCCGCTTGGCACCGATTGCGACTGGGGCGAGGTCACGCGGCAATATATCGCGTCGCTCAACAAGCAGGACAATTTCACGCTGACCACCGGCCATGAGGTCCGCTCGCTCGAACGCGAGACGATCGGCGGCAAGAAGGCGCGCTGGCGTGTCACCGCGCGCGACATGAAGACCGACGAGAAGCAGGTCATCAAGGCGCGCTTCGTGTTCGCCGGCGCCGGCGGCGGCGCGCTGCCGATCCTGCAAAAGTCCGGCATCCCCGAGGCCGACGACTATGCCGGCTTCCCGGTCGGCGGCTCGTTCCTGGTCGCGGACAAGCCCGGGATCACGCACCGCCATCTCGCCAAGGTCTATGGCAAGGCCGCGGTCGGTTCGCCGCCCATGTCCGTGCCGCACCTCGACACGCGGTTCCTCGACGGCAAGCAGGCGCTGCTGTTCGGTCCGTTCGCGACCTTCTCGACCAAGTTCCTGAAGGAAGGCTCGTATTTCGATCTTCCGGCATCCGTGACGCTCGACAATTTCCGGCCGATGCTCGCGGTCGGCTGGGACGATTTCGACCTGGTCGAATATCTCGCCGGACAGCTCATCATGTCCGACAGCGACCGGCTGGACGCCCTGCGCGAATATTTCCCCGGCGCGAAGGACGGCGACTGGCGGCTGTGGCAGGCAGGCCAGCGCGTCCAGATCATCAAGCGCGATCCGGAAAAGGGCGGCGTATTGCGGCTCGGCACCGAGATCGTCGCGTCGAAGGACGGCTCGATCGCCGCGCTGCTCGGCGCCTCGCCGGGTGCCTCGACCGCCCCGTCGATCATGCTCAACCTGCTGAAGAAGGTGTTCCCGA from Sphingomonas sp. HMP9 encodes:
- a CDS encoding LysR family transcriptional regulator, coding for MRLPDLEAWAIFASVVEHRSFSAAADAVGLSKATVSKAITRLEAHLGQSLFHRTSRRLALTEAGKPLAEHAARILAEARAAEESAHDAASAHTGRVRLAAPMSFGVTNVAPILAEFLVAHPGIEVDFHLSDARVDIVAEGFDIALRIAELPDSSLRARRLCSIQAHTVAAPSYLARHGTPTHPAQLGEHQLVGYSNVIGPWRFHGPGGADVSVRLQGQLTANSGEAIVPALIAGLGIARLPDFIVDRHIASGALVTILEDWAPAKIGLHLLTPPSPLRPARVEALIDFLAARLRDPNGGQA
- the mqo gene encoding malate dehydrogenase (quinone); this encodes MIMRPDANDKISPGSSTGVTRRGLLGSAIVAGGAAALPIAHADAATTERTVDVLLIGGGIMSATLAVLLRELEPTWTIEMVERLDKVADESSNGWNNAGTGHSALCELNYTPVNAADGKVEIAKAVEINEQFQVTRQFLSHQVDSGILANPRSFINSTPHMNLVWGDANVAFLQKRHAALQASPLFSGMEFTTDPKQISQWVPVMMEGRAPGTKLAATRSPLGTDCDWGEVTRQYIASLNKQDNFTLTTGHEVRSLERETIGGKKARWRVTARDMKTDEKQVIKARFVFAGAGGGALPILQKSGIPEADDYAGFPVGGSFLVADKPGITHRHLAKVYGKAAVGSPPMSVPHLDTRFLDGKQALLFGPFATFSTKFLKEGSYFDLPASVTLDNFRPMLAVGWDDFDLVEYLAGQLIMSDSDRLDALREYFPGAKDGDWRLWQAGQRVQIIKRDPEKGGVLRLGTEIVASKDGSIAALLGASPGASTAPSIMLNLLKKVFPNHLATAGWQAKIREIVPTYGVMLNETPDVLAEHWASTADTLQLAIPSPTVGVAAGPRPAAMRVKPDRSPDLAL